A region of Streptomyces cinnamoneus DNA encodes the following proteins:
- a CDS encoding TerD family protein, translated as MGVTLAKGGNVSLSKAAPNLTNVTVGLGWDARSTTGAPFDLDASALLCASGRVLGDEYFVFYNNLKSPEGSVEHTGDNLTGEGDGDDESILVDLTKVPASCDKIVFPVSIHEADTRGQSFGQVSNAYIRVVNQADGSELARYDLSEDAAGETAMIFGEVYRYGGEWKFRAVGQGYASGLRGIALDFGVNVS; from the coding sequence ATGGGCGTAACGCTCGCCAAGGGAGGCAACGTCTCCCTCTCCAAGGCCGCACCGAACCTCACCAACGTCACCGTGGGCCTCGGCTGGGACGCGCGTTCCACCACGGGGGCCCCCTTCGACCTCGACGCCAGTGCGCTGCTGTGCGCCTCGGGCCGGGTCCTGGGAGACGAGTACTTCGTCTTCTACAACAACCTCAAGAGCCCCGAGGGATCCGTCGAACACACGGGCGACAACCTCACCGGTGAGGGCGACGGCGACGACGAGTCGATCCTGGTGGACCTCACCAAGGTGCCCGCCAGCTGCGACAAGATCGTCTTCCCGGTCTCCATCCACGAGGCCGACACCCGCGGTCAGAGCTTCGGCCAGGTCAGCAACGCCTACATCCGGGTCGTGAACCAGGCCGACGGCAGCGAGCTGGCCCGCTACGACCTCAGCGAGGACGCGGCCGGCGAGACGGCGATGATCTTCGGTGAGGTCTACCGGTACGGCGGCGAGTGGAAGTTCCGAGCGGTGGGGCAGGGGTACGCGTCAGGCCTGCGAGGCATCGCCCTAGACTTCGGGGTCAACGTTTCGTAA
- a CDS encoding peroxiredoxin, whose amino-acid sequence MAIAVGDKAPDFALKNQHGETVRLSDFRGEKNVVLLFYPFAFTGVCTGELCALRDELPKFANDDVQLLAVSNDSPFSLRVFAEQEGLEYPLLSDFWPHGEASRAYGVFDEEKGCALRGTFIIDKEGVVRWTIVNGLPDARDLNEYTKALAAL is encoded by the coding sequence ATGGCAATCGCCGTAGGCGACAAGGCTCCGGACTTCGCGCTGAAGAACCAGCACGGCGAGACCGTCCGGCTCTCCGACTTCCGTGGTGAGAAGAACGTCGTGCTGCTCTTCTACCCCTTCGCCTTCACCGGCGTGTGCACCGGCGAGCTGTGCGCCCTGCGCGACGAGCTGCCGAAGTTCGCCAACGACGACGTGCAGCTGCTGGCCGTCTCCAACGACTCGCCGTTCTCCCTGCGCGTCTTCGCCGAGCAGGAGGGTCTGGAGTACCCCCTGCTGTCCGACTTCTGGCCGCACGGCGAGGCCAGCCGCGCCTACGGCGTCTTCGACGAGGAGAAGGGCTGCGCCCTGCGCGGCACCTTCATCATCGACAAGGAGGGTGTCGTCCGCTGGACGATCGTCAACGGACTGCCCGACGCGCGTGACCTGAACGAGTACACCAAGGCGCTCGCCGCGCTCTGA
- a CDS encoding DUF4429 domain-containing protein gives MGDVLAGFHTVWEFDTDSVLIRFERGIRTPRLLQVLGERRIPYEALAAVEQTPGRHGTVVLRAVPRPGADPLMDAADGRLKEACDPYRLVLPAERELLAEYYAEQIRARLGRHADEPAERHLVAAPTPPPSFKAYDGKASFDGRAVSFRWFWTGATSAKWKAGDQRFAVEELAGVRWRSPDTLGGHLRLIRRGTEGLRPEPADQDPAAVVFGMGYGLVHESLPFAAAVLEAVRATAPAHDRETVPAAAARPDPGGIAERIRHLGELHDAGLLTDDEFSVKKAELLAEL, from the coding sequence ATGGGTGATGTGCTGGCCGGTTTCCACACCGTCTGGGAGTTCGACACCGACTCCGTGCTCATCCGCTTCGAACGGGGGATCCGCACACCGAGGCTGCTCCAGGTGCTCGGCGAGCGGCGCATCCCCTACGAGGCGCTCGCGGCGGTCGAACAGACCCCCGGGAGGCACGGGACGGTGGTGCTGCGCGCCGTGCCCAGACCCGGCGCGGACCCGCTGATGGACGCGGCCGACGGCCGGCTGAAGGAGGCCTGCGACCCCTACCGGCTGGTGCTCCCCGCCGAGCGCGAGCTGCTCGCCGAGTACTACGCCGAGCAGATACGGGCCCGGCTCGGCCGCCACGCGGACGAGCCCGCCGAGCGGCATCTGGTGGCGGCACCGACGCCGCCGCCGTCCTTCAAGGCCTACGACGGCAAGGCGTCGTTCGACGGCCGGGCCGTCTCCTTCCGCTGGTTCTGGACCGGGGCGACCTCCGCCAAGTGGAAGGCGGGCGACCAGCGATTCGCCGTCGAGGAGCTCGCCGGGGTGCGCTGGCGCTCCCCCGACACCCTCGGCGGGCATCTGCGGCTCATCCGGCGCGGGACCGAGGGCCTGCGCCCGGAGCCGGCCGACCAGGACCCGGCCGCCGTGGTCTTCGGCATGGGCTACGGCCTCGTCCACGAGTCGCTGCCCTTCGCCGCGGCCGTCCTGGAGGCCGTACGGGCCACGGCCCCCGCCCACGACCGCGAGACCGTCCCCGCGGCCGCCGCCCGCCCGGACCCCGGCGGCATCGCCGAGCGCATCCGGCACCTGGGCGAGCTGCACGACGCGGGCCTGCTCACGGACGACGAGTTCAGCGTGAAGAAGGCCGAGCTCCTGGCCGAGTTGTAG
- a CDS encoding TetR family transcriptional regulator, translating into MHAIESAPGRTAAPSSGLRERKKQRTRDALVRAALELFSLKGYEGTTVDEIAGAADVSQRTFFRYFAGKEEVALAVQHMVESHFFAAVYDRPAEEPPLTALRAAVLASWDTIEEAIQAVVPLELHIRTYRMIQETPQLLAAHLRRLAELEDQLAQEIARREDLPADDPRPRILVAAFSGVMRETGKLWADVVDGDMAELRRTTARYLDQIGPALAENWRS; encoded by the coding sequence ATGCACGCGATCGAGAGCGCGCCGGGGCGCACGGCGGCGCCCTCGTCGGGCCTGCGCGAGCGCAAGAAGCAGCGCACCCGGGACGCCCTCGTCAGAGCGGCCCTGGAGCTGTTCTCCCTCAAGGGCTACGAGGGCACCACGGTCGACGAGATCGCCGGCGCGGCGGACGTCTCCCAGCGGACCTTCTTCCGCTACTTCGCGGGCAAGGAGGAGGTCGCCCTCGCCGTCCAGCACATGGTGGAGTCGCACTTCTTCGCCGCCGTGTACGACCGCCCCGCCGAGGAGCCCCCGCTCACCGCGCTGCGGGCCGCGGTCCTCGCCTCCTGGGACACCATCGAGGAGGCCATCCAGGCGGTCGTCCCCCTGGAACTGCACATCCGCACCTACCGGATGATCCAGGAGACCCCCCAGCTGCTCGCCGCCCACCTGCGCCGCCTCGCCGAGCTGGAGGACCAGCTCGCCCAGGAGATCGCCCGCCGGGAGGACCTGCCCGCGGACGACCCCCGGCCGCGGATCCTGGTCGCGGCGTTCAGCGGGGTGATGCGCGAGACCGGCAAGCTGTGGGCCGACGTGGTGGACGGGGACATGGCCGAGCTCCGGCGCACCACCGCGCGGTATTTGGACCAGATCGGACCGGCGCTGGCGGAAAACTGGCGTTCTTGA
- a CDS encoding DUF475 domain-containing protein: MLLKTFGWSFAITAAGLALAGVLWGWQGLAIVAILSVLEISLSFDNAVINAGILRKMNAFWQRIFLTVGILIAVFGMRLVFPVVIVAITAKLGPIEAVDLAINNKDRYEELVTAAHPAIAAFGGMFLLMIFLDFIFEDRDIKWLDWLEKPLARLGKLDTLSTVVSLVVLLVAATTLATAVPVHGGDGTVDKAATVLLAGIGGLVTYLIVGGVSGFFEDRLEQEEEEAEEEAEKAPAKSGGGSVVGLAGKAAFFMFLYLEVIDASFSFDGVIGAFAITNDIFIMALGLGIGAMYIRSLTVFLVRKGTLDDYVYLEHGAHYAIGALAVILLITIKYEIKEVVTGLVGIVLIGLSFLSSVRRNRREAEAGGDSGAKAEVSSGV; the protein is encoded by the coding sequence GTGCTCCTGAAAACCTTTGGTTGGTCGTTCGCCATCACGGCGGCCGGACTGGCCTTGGCCGGCGTTCTCTGGGGGTGGCAGGGGCTGGCGATCGTCGCGATCCTCTCCGTCCTGGAGATCTCGCTCTCGTTCGACAACGCGGTCATCAACGCCGGCATCCTGCGGAAGATGAACGCGTTCTGGCAGCGGATCTTCCTGACGGTCGGCATCCTCATCGCCGTCTTCGGCATGCGGCTGGTCTTCCCGGTCGTCATCGTCGCGATCACCGCCAAGCTGGGCCCAATCGAGGCCGTCGACCTGGCGATCAACAACAAGGACCGCTACGAGGAACTGGTCACCGCGGCGCATCCGGCCATCGCCGCCTTCGGCGGGATGTTCCTGCTGATGATCTTCCTGGACTTCATCTTCGAGGACCGGGACATCAAGTGGCTGGACTGGCTGGAGAAGCCGCTGGCCAGGCTGGGCAAGCTGGACACGCTCTCCACGGTCGTCTCGCTCGTCGTCCTGCTCGTCGCCGCCACCACCCTCGCCACCGCCGTGCCGGTGCACGGCGGCGACGGCACGGTGGACAAGGCCGCGACGGTGCTGCTCGCCGGCATCGGCGGCCTGGTGACCTACCTGATCGTCGGGGGCGTGTCCGGCTTCTTCGAGGACCGTCTGGAGCAGGAGGAGGAAGAGGCCGAGGAGGAGGCCGAGAAGGCGCCCGCGAAGAGCGGCGGCGGCTCGGTCGTCGGGCTGGCCGGCAAGGCCGCGTTCTTCATGTTCCTCTACCTCGAGGTCATCGACGCGTCGTTCTCCTTCGACGGCGTCATCGGCGCCTTCGCCATCACCAACGACATCTTCATCATGGCGCTGGGCCTGGGCATCGGTGCGATGTACATCCGTTCGCTCACGGTCTTCCTCGTCCGCAAGGGCACCCTGGACGACTACGTCTACCTGGAGCACGGCGCCCACTACGCCATCGGCGCGCTGGCCGTCATCCTGCTGATCACTATCAAGTACGAGATCAAGGAGGTCGTCACCGGCCTCGTCGGCATCGTGCTGATCGGCCTGTCCTTCCTCTCCTCGGTGCGGCGCAACCGCCGCGAGGCGGAGGCGGGCGGGGACTCCGGAGCCAAGGCCGAGGTCTCCTCCGGAGTGTGA
- a CDS encoding DUF3052 domain-containing protein: protein MSATADHAEERTLAARLGFQPGQVVQELGFDEDTEQDLREAIEEHTGTELVDEEYDDVADAVLLWFRDEDGDLTDALVDAIGLLEEDGMICLLTPKTGREGYIEPSDINEAARTAGLSQTKSISVGKDWNGSRLATPKAAKTGRR from the coding sequence GTGAGCGCGACCGCGGACCACGCGGAGGAGCGGACCCTTGCCGCCAGGCTGGGTTTCCAGCCCGGACAGGTGGTCCAGGAGCTCGGTTTCGACGAGGACACCGAGCAAGATCTCCGTGAGGCCATCGAGGAACACACCGGCACGGAGCTCGTCGACGAGGAGTACGACGATGTCGCCGACGCCGTCCTGCTGTGGTTCCGCGACGAGGACGGCGACCTCACAGACGCGCTGGTGGATGCCATCGGTCTGCTCGAAGAGGACGGCATGATCTGCCTCCTCACGCCCAAGACGGGCCGCGAGGGCTACATCGAGCCCAGCGACATCAATGAGGCGGCCCGCACCGCCGGCCTCTCCCAGACCAAGAGCATCAGCGTGGGCAAGGACTGGAACGGCAGCCGCCTCGCCACCCCCAAGGCCGCCAAGACCGGCCGCCGCTAG
- a CDS encoding alpha/beta hydrolase, whose protein sequence is MTSFPELGSPSSIPWTNATTVWRALLALAVVFVMLATTGWTAVRGHRVDTDLRAASLKAWLHGSIGGRPLPSATAEPGALTRFFGSLSAGQREQLADRYPFVVGNLSGAPVDLRYRANKVSLGVARAVEERRARDNGLTPAGRTEASRRMHRFESLLSGGRQVLAFDPAGPGRVAEVFGDLERADRVSVVVPGVDTNLLTFEKTQRAYSAPVGMARSLYAAEGKTRPGTRTAVIAWADYTSPAGVGMDAATGKLAAEGALRLRKLVRTLPGDSRVSLFCHSYGSVVCGVAARELSPRVTDVAVAGSPGMRAEHASDLGTGARIWAMRDQDDWIQGVPHMEVGGLGHGADPVSAGFGARLLSASGARGHGGYFEPGTTSLANFAGIGVGAPTSVRCAGDASDCTEGLGADQTVPAV, encoded by the coding sequence GTGACTTCATTCCCTGAGCTCGGCTCCCCCTCCTCGATCCCCTGGACGAACGCGACCACGGTCTGGCGCGCGCTGCTCGCGCTGGCGGTGGTGTTCGTCATGCTCGCCACGACCGGCTGGACCGCGGTCAGAGGCCACCGGGTGGACACCGACCTGCGCGCCGCCTCGCTCAAGGCATGGCTGCACGGCTCCATAGGCGGCCGGCCGCTGCCCTCCGCCACGGCGGAGCCCGGCGCGCTGACCCGCTTCTTCGGCTCGCTCTCCGCCGGGCAGCGCGAGCAGCTCGCCGACCGCTACCCCTTCGTCGTCGGCAACCTCTCCGGCGCACCCGTGGACCTCCGCTACCGCGCCAACAAGGTCTCCCTGGGCGTCGCCCGCGCGGTCGAGGAGCGCCGCGCGCGCGACAACGGGCTCACCCCCGCCGGCCGCACCGAGGCGAGCCGCAGGATGCACCGCTTCGAGTCCCTGCTCTCCGGGGGCCGGCAGGTCCTCGCCTTCGACCCCGCCGGCCCCGGTCGGGTCGCCGAGGTCTTCGGAGACCTGGAGCGCGCCGACCGGGTCTCGGTGGTCGTCCCGGGCGTCGACACCAACCTCCTCACGTTCGAGAAGACCCAGCGCGCCTACAGCGCCCCTGTGGGTATGGCTCGTTCCCTCTACGCCGCCGAGGGGAAGACCCGCCCCGGCACCAGAACGGCCGTCATCGCCTGGGCCGACTACACCTCGCCCGCGGGCGTCGGCATGGACGCCGCGACGGGCAAGCTCGCCGCCGAGGGCGCGCTGCGGCTGCGCAAGCTGGTGCGGACGCTGCCGGGGGACTCGCGCGTCTCGCTGTTCTGCCACAGCTACGGCTCGGTGGTGTGCGGCGTCGCCGCCCGCGAGCTCTCCCCCCGCGTCACCGACGTGGCGGTGGCCGGCAGCCCCGGCATGCGCGCCGAACACGCCTCCGACCTGGGCACCGGCGCCCGGATATGGGCGATGCGCGATCAGGACGACTGGATCCAGGGCGTGCCCCACATGGAGGTCGGCGGCCTGGGCCACGGCGCGGACCCCGTCTCCGCCGGCTTCGGCGCCCGCCTGCTGTCCGCCTCGGGGGCCCGCGGCCACGGCGGCTACTTCGAGCCCGGCACCACCAGCCTCGCCAACTTCGCCGGCATCGGAGTCGGAGCACCCACGTCCGTTCGGTGCGCGGGTGACGCGAGTGACTGCACGGAGGGGCTGGGGGCGGATCAGACCGTCCCCGCGGTTTGA
- a CDS encoding TerD family protein — protein sequence MGVSLSKGGNVSLTKAAPNLTAVVVGLGWDARTTTGTDFDLDASALLTNDQGKVANDQNFVFFNNLKSPDGSVEHQGDNLTGEGEGDDEVIKVNLAAVPADVQKIVFPVSIYEAESRQQSFGQVRNAYIRVVNQADNTELARYDLSEDASTETAMVFGELYRNGAEWKFRAIGQGYASGLRGIAQDFGVNV from the coding sequence GTGGGAGTCAGTCTCAGCAAGGGCGGCAACGTCTCGCTGACCAAGGCGGCCCCGAACCTGACCGCGGTCGTCGTCGGTCTCGGCTGGGACGCCCGTACCACCACCGGTACGGACTTCGACCTGGACGCCAGCGCCCTGCTGACGAACGACCAGGGGAAGGTCGCCAACGACCAGAACTTCGTCTTCTTCAACAACCTCAAGAGCCCCGACGGCTCCGTCGAGCACCAGGGCGACAACCTCACCGGTGAGGGCGAGGGCGACGACGAGGTCATCAAGGTCAACCTGGCGGCCGTGCCGGCGGACGTGCAGAAGATCGTCTTCCCGGTCTCCATCTACGAGGCCGAGAGCCGCCAGCAGAGCTTCGGCCAGGTGCGCAACGCCTACATCCGCGTCGTGAACCAGGCCGACAACACCGAGCTGGCCCGCTACGACCTCAGCGAGGACGCCTCGACCGAGACCGCCATGGTCTTCGGCGAGCTCTACCGCAATGGTGCCGAGTGGAAGTTCCGGGCCATCGGCCAGGGCTACGCCTCGGGCCTGCGCGGGATCGCCCAGGACTTCGGCGTCAACGTCTGA
- a CDS encoding MFS transporter, with translation MTFETTVAEATPPDDPGPAKGLRGHPWLTLVTVAIGVMMVALDGTIVAIANPAIQKDLGASLADVQWITNAYLLALAVALITAGKLGDRFGHRPIFLIGTTGFALSSGLIALSGSVSLIVTFRVLQGLFGALLMPAALAVLRATFPAEKLNMAIGLWGMVIGASTAGGPIVGGLLVEHVNWQSVFFINLPIGALALVLGLVILRDHRAENAPRSFDLLGIGLLSAAMFCVIWALIKVADWHWGSGKTLAFLGASAVCFVLFALWQARTREPLLPLSLFRSLPLSAGTVLMVLMAFAFIGGVFFVTFYLQNVHGMAPVDAGLHLLPLTGMMIVASPVAGALITRFGPRVPLVGGMVSTAVACFGMATLDVDTSTGRMSVWFALLGIGLAPVMVGATEVIVGNAPLAHAGVAGGLQQGAMQVGGSLGTAVLGAVVASRVDHLLPEKWTAAGLPPLAPEQLDGAKDAVQLGVAPVPPHAPPQVAEKITSIAHDTFMSGMNQAFTIAGCVAVFAAVVALFTKRGENAEAGAGAAHL, from the coding sequence ATGACGTTTGAGACCACCGTCGCCGAGGCGACGCCGCCGGATGACCCCGGACCCGCCAAGGGCCTGCGGGGCCACCCCTGGCTGACACTCGTGACCGTCGCGATCGGCGTGATGATGGTCGCGCTCGACGGCACGATCGTCGCCATCGCCAACCCCGCCATCCAGAAGGACCTGGGCGCCTCGCTCGCCGACGTCCAATGGATCACCAACGCCTACCTCCTCGCCCTCGCCGTCGCCCTGATCACCGCCGGCAAGCTCGGCGACCGCTTCGGCCACCGGCCGATCTTCCTCATCGGCACCACCGGCTTCGCCCTGTCCTCCGGGCTCATCGCCCTGTCCGGCAGCGTGTCGCTGATCGTCACCTTCCGGGTGCTCCAGGGCCTGTTCGGCGCGCTCCTCATGCCCGCCGCCCTCGCCGTGCTGCGCGCCACCTTCCCGGCCGAGAAGCTCAACATGGCCATCGGCTTATGGGGCATGGTCATCGGCGCGTCGACGGCCGGCGGGCCGATCGTCGGCGGGCTGCTCGTCGAGCACGTCAACTGGCAGTCGGTGTTCTTCATCAACCTGCCGATCGGCGCCCTCGCGCTTGTCCTCGGCCTGGTGATCCTGCGTGACCACCGCGCCGAGAACGCCCCCCGCTCCTTCGACCTCCTGGGCATCGGGCTGCTCTCGGCCGCGATGTTCTGCGTCATCTGGGCACTGATCAAGGTGGCCGACTGGCACTGGGGCAGCGGGAAGACCCTGGCCTTCCTGGGCGCCTCCGCCGTGTGCTTCGTCCTCTTCGCCCTCTGGCAGGCCAGGACGCGCGAGCCGCTGCTGCCGCTCAGCCTCTTCCGGTCGCTGCCGCTGTCCGCCGGCACGGTCCTGATGGTGCTGATGGCGTTCGCCTTCATCGGCGGCGTCTTCTTCGTCACCTTCTACCTGCAGAACGTCCACGGCATGGCCCCCGTCGACGCCGGCCTCCACCTGCTGCCCCTCACCGGCATGATGATCGTGGCCTCGCCCGTCGCGGGCGCGCTCATCACCAGGTTCGGCCCGCGTGTCCCCCTGGTCGGCGGCATGGTTTCCACCGCGGTCGCCTGCTTCGGCATGGCCACCCTGGACGTGGACACGAGCACGGGGCGCATGTCCGTGTGGTTCGCGCTGCTCGGCATCGGCCTCGCGCCGGTCATGGTGGGTGCCACCGAGGTCATCGTCGGCAACGCCCCGCTGGCGCACGCCGGTGTGGCGGGCGGCCTCCAGCAGGGCGCCATGCAGGTCGGCGGCTCGCTGGGGACGGCCGTCCTCGGCGCCGTGGTGGCCTCGCGGGTGGACCACCTGCTGCCGGAGAAGTGGACGGCGGCGGGACTGCCGCCGCTCGCGCCGGAGCAACTGGACGGGGCCAAGGACGCCGTCCAGCTCGGCGTCGCCCCGGTGCCGCCGCACGCGCCGCCCCAGGTGGCCGAGAAGATCACTTCCATCGCGCACGACACCTTCATGTCCGGCATGAACCAGGCCTTCACCATCGCCGGATGCGTCGCCGTCTTCGCCGCGGTCGTCGCCCTGTTCACCAAGCGGGGTGAGAACGCGGAGGCCGGCGCCGGCGCGGCGCACCTCTGA
- the aceE gene encoding pyruvate dehydrogenase (acetyl-transferring), homodimeric type — translation MASGSDRNPIIIGGLPSQVPDFDPEETQEWLDSLDAAVDERGRERARYLMLRLIERAREKRVAVPEMRSTDYVNTIATKDEPFFPGNEEIERKVLNATRWNAAVMVSRAQRPGIGVGGHIATFASSASLYDVGFNHFFRGKDEGDGGDQIFFQGHASPGVYARAFLLDRLSEQQLDAFRQEKSKAPYGLSSYPHPRLMPDFWEFPTVSMGLGPLGAIYQARMNRYMQARGIADTSKSHVWAFLGDGEMDEPESLGQLSLAAREGLDNLTFVVNCNLQRLDGPVRGNGKIMQELESQFRGAGWNVIKLVWDRSWDPLLAQDRDGILVNKLNSTPDGQFQTYATETGAYIREHFFGDDQRLRKMVEGMTDDQILHLGRGGHDHKKIFAAYAAAKAHKGQPTVILAQTVKGWTLGPNFEGRNATHQMKKLTVEDLKRFRDRLHIPIADKELESGLPPYYHPGRDSEEIQYMHDRRKSLGGYVPTRVVRAKPLQLPGDKAYAPIKKGSGQQSIATTMAFVRLLKDLMRDKEIGKRFVPIAPDEYRTFGMDSLFPSAKIYNPLGQQYEAVDRELLLAYKESPTGQMLHDGISEAGCTASLIAAGSAYATHGEPLIPIYVFYSMFGFQRTGDQFWQMADQLARGFVLGATAGRTTLTGEGLQHADGHSHLLASTNPGVVAYDPAFGYEIAHIVQDGLRRMYGENAEDIFYYLTVYNEPIQHPAEPENVDAEGILKGLYRYKAAEAGAVPAQILASGVAVPWALEAQRILAEEWNVKADVWSATSWNELRRDAIEVEEHNLLHPEEEQRVPYVTKKLAGAEGPKVAVSDWMRAVPDQIARWVPGSYQSLGADGFGFADTRGAARRFFHIDAQSIVLGVLTELAKEGKIDRSALKQAIDRYQLLDVAAADPGAAGGDA, via the coding sequence GTGGCTTCCGGATCCGATCGCAACCCGATCATCATTGGCGGTCTTCCCAGCCAGGTCCCGGACTTCGATCCCGAAGAGACCCAGGAGTGGCTCGACTCGCTCGACGCGGCTGTCGATGAGCGAGGCCGGGAACGTGCCCGCTACCTCATGCTTCGCCTGATCGAGCGGGCACGCGAGAAGCGCGTCGCCGTGCCCGAGATGCGCAGCACGGACTACGTCAACACCATCGCGACCAAGGACGAGCCGTTCTTCCCCGGCAACGAGGAGATCGAGCGCAAGGTCCTGAACGCGACCCGGTGGAACGCGGCCGTCATGGTCTCGCGCGCCCAGCGCCCGGGCATCGGCGTCGGCGGCCACATCGCCACCTTCGCCTCCTCGGCCTCCCTGTACGACGTGGGCTTCAACCACTTCTTCCGGGGCAAGGACGAGGGTGACGGCGGCGACCAGATCTTCTTCCAGGGCCACGCCTCGCCGGGCGTCTACGCCCGCGCCTTCCTGCTGGACCGACTGTCCGAGCAGCAGCTGGACGCCTTCCGCCAGGAGAAGTCGAAGGCTCCCTACGGCCTGTCCAGCTACCCGCACCCGCGGCTGATGCCGGACTTCTGGGAGTTCCCGACCGTCTCGATGGGCCTCGGCCCCCTCGGCGCGATCTACCAGGCCCGCATGAACCGCTACATGCAGGCGCGCGGCATCGCCGACACCTCCAAGTCCCACGTTTGGGCGTTCCTGGGCGACGGCGAGATGGACGAGCCCGAGTCGCTCGGCCAGCTGTCCCTGGCCGCTCGCGAGGGCCTGGACAACCTGACCTTCGTCGTCAACTGCAACCTGCAGCGCCTCGACGGCCCGGTCCGCGGCAACGGCAAGATCATGCAGGAGCTGGAGTCGCAGTTCCGCGGCGCCGGCTGGAACGTGATCAAGCTGGTCTGGGACCGCTCCTGGGACCCGCTGCTGGCCCAGGACCGCGACGGCATCCTGGTCAACAAGCTCAACAGCACCCCCGACGGCCAGTTCCAGACGTACGCCACCGAGACCGGCGCGTACATCCGTGAGCACTTCTTCGGCGACGACCAGCGTCTGCGGAAGATGGTCGAGGGCATGACCGACGACCAGATCCTGCACCTGGGCCGTGGCGGTCACGACCACAAGAAGATCTTCGCGGCCTACGCGGCGGCCAAGGCCCACAAGGGCCAGCCGACCGTGATCCTCGCGCAGACGGTCAAGGGCTGGACGCTCGGCCCGAACTTCGAGGGCCGCAACGCGACCCACCAGATGAAGAAGCTGACGGTCGAGGACCTCAAGCGCTTCCGGGACCGCCTCCACATCCCGATCGCCGACAAGGAGCTGGAGTCCGGCCTGCCGCCGTACTACCACCCGGGTCGCGACTCGGAGGAGATCCAGTACATGCACGACCGGCGCAAGTCGCTGGGCGGCTACGTGCCGACCCGCGTCGTGCGCGCCAAGCCGCTGCAGCTGCCGGGCGACAAGGCCTACGCCCCGATCAAGAAGGGCTCCGGCCAGCAGTCGATCGCCACCACGATGGCGTTCGTCCGTCTGCTGAAGGACCTCATGCGGGACAAGGAGATCGGCAAGCGCTTCGTGCCGATCGCCCCCGACGAGTACCGCACCTTCGGCATGGACTCGCTGTTCCCGTCGGCGAAGATCTACAACCCGCTGGGCCAGCAGTACGAGGCCGTGGACCGCGAGCTGCTGCTCGCGTACAAGGAGTCCCCGACCGGTCAGATGCTGCACGACGGCATCTCCGAGGCGGGCTGCACCGCGTCGCTGATCGCCGCGGGCTCCGCGTACGCCACGCACGGCGAGCCGCTGATCCCGATCTACGTCTTCTACTCGATGTTCGGGTTCCAGCGCACGGGTGACCAGTTCTGGCAGATGGCCGACCAGCTGGCCCGAGGCTTCGTCCTCGGCGCCACCGCCGGTCGCACCACCCTGACGGGTGAGGGCCTGCAGCACGCCGACGGCCACTCGCACCTGCTGGCCTCGACCAACCCGGGCGTCGTCGCGTACGACCCGGCGTTCGGCTACGAGATCGCGCACATCGTCCAGGACGGTCTGCGGCGTATGTACGGTGAGAACGCGGAGGACATCTTCTACTACCTCACCGTCTACAACGAGCCTATCCAGCACCCGGCCGAGCCGGAGAACGTGGACGCCGAGGGCATCCTCAAGGGTCTGTACCGCTACAAGGCGGCCGAGGCCGGCGCCGTCCCGGCGCAGATCCTCGCCTCCGGCGTGGCCGTGCCGTGGGCCCTGGAGGCCCAGCGCATCCTCGCCGAGGAGTGGAACGTCAAGGCGGACGTCTGGTCGGCGACCTCCTGGAACGAGCTGCGCCGCGACGCCATCGAGGTGGAGGAGCACAACCTGCTCCACCCGGAGGAGGAGCAGCGCGTCCCGTACGTGACGAAGAAGCTCGCCGGCGCCGAGGGCCCGAAGGTCGCCGTGTCCGACTGGATGCGCGCGGTTCCGGACCAGATCGCCCGCTGGGTGCCCGGCTCGTACCAGTCGCTCGGTGCGGACGGCTTCGGCTTCGCGGACACGCGGGGCGCGGCCCGTCGCTTCTTCCACATCGACGCGCAGTCGATCGTCCTGGGCGTGCTCACCGAGCTCGCCAAGGAGGGCAAGATCGACCGTTCGGCCCTGAAGCAGGCCATCGACCGCTACCAGCTCCTGGACGTGGCCGCGGCCGACCCGGGCGCGGCCGGCGGCGACGCCTGA
- a CDS encoding peptidase inhibitor family I36 protein, whose translation MRTTRTTALVLGLATVLACAAAPTASAAPDKRRGECSAGQLCVWPKAGFRGERATSELAGIEIESCVTLPAGTTAASFANRTGRPVTTYQSATCAETGEFATYPSGTWVPESPYVVRAYKVWES comes from the coding sequence ATGCGTACGACCCGTACCACCGCGCTGGTCCTCGGCCTCGCCACCGTCCTGGCCTGCGCGGCCGCGCCCACGGCCAGCGCCGCCCCGGACAAACGCCGGGGCGAGTGCTCGGCGGGGCAACTGTGCGTCTGGCCCAAGGCGGGCTTCCGGGGCGAGCGGGCCACCAGCGAGCTCGCCGGCATCGAGATCGAGAGCTGCGTCACCCTGCCCGCCGGCACCACGGCGGCGTCCTTCGCCAACCGCACGGGCCGGCCCGTGACGACGTACCAGAGCGCCACCTGCGCCGAGACCGGCGAGTTCGCCACCTACCCCTCGGGGACCTGGGTCCCGGAGTCGCCCTACGTGGTGCGCGCGTACAAGGTCTGGGAGAGCTGA